TAGGTCAAACCGAACTTGATgttgtgatataataagaaatattatacTTGCTCTCTGCCCTTGGTTTCTGACATTGAGTTCCTGAAACCTTGTACACAGGAATACTAGGagaatcttttgttctaatatttggtttTTGGCCCCACCTCCTAAAACAGAGCCCCTAAGATAAGACCTGTGTTATTTCCTGAGCGATAGGAGCCTCTGACACAGTGTCCCTAAATCCCTTGAAATTTTCCCGGTGTTATGAGCATCTTCTGTTCTAAGGAGACAACTCTTGGTGGACTCCTGGGCAGCCTCAGGGCaggggctggttgccaggggaccCAACCAtgggattagagggttggaactttcagccccacccactGACCACTGAGGGGAGCGGAGGGGAGGGGCTTaaggttgagttgatcaccaatggctgATGATGCAATCAATCATGCCTAAGTAATGAAGCCtctagaaaaaaacccaaaaggccAGAGTTTGGATGAGTTTCCAGAGAGCAGAACACTTGTAGGTCCTGGAGGGCATTggtgctcctctctctccacccttAATACCGTGTCCTATCCATCTCTTAATCTGGCTGTTCATGTATTCTTTGTGgtgtcctttataataaaatgataaatgtaagtaaaattttttcctgagttctgttaGCCAtcctagcaaattaatcaaatccaAGGAGGGGATAGCCAAAACTTCGATTTTATAGCTGGTAGGTCAGAAATATAGGTGACAACTTACTActtgtgactggcatctgaagtgggggcagtcttgtgggactgagcccttcaCATGTGAAATATGACTCTAACTCCAAGTAGAAAATgtcaaaattgaattaaattagagGATGCTCAGTCCCTGGAGAACTGTTGTtgggagacattttttttttttggaatgttaTAAGAATTTAATTTGATAGTATATATAAATCACTTGGCACATGATAGGCACCCAGAAAGGTGTAGCCATTCATAATAACAGTAAGAGAAGAcactacagatttttttaaaagagtttcacAAGCTCCTACAATTGTGAATAGGTGCCTGCAGGAATACGGACCCCTTAAGCAGACAAAGTACTTTGGAGAAATAAGCTTCAGTACATCTTCAACTTTTCCCATAGAAAGTAGATTGGATATGGTTCAGAAATAATCTCTCGCTCCTCCTTGCTTCCACAGGAGGAGTGAGTTTACTTTTATGAATTGAAATTGAGCCTGATCATGTAACTTGTTTCAGCCAATGGGATGTTAGTAAACATGAGGCAAACagaggcattttatttatttatttatttttactaatcgggaaaatacatttttatttatttacttgtttatttatactagttgggaaaatacatttctatttattgatttatttatttatttttaattcaggatattatggaggtacaaacattttggttacatgaaatgcatttgccttgctcaagccagggccacagatgtgtccttcccccatacagtgtgtcCTGTCTCCACTAGCTGTGAGTTTACTCACCTCATCCGCTCCATTGCCCACACTCTACCCACCCCCCCACCTGACTAGCACCCAGTAAGCATTACTactatgtgagcaccttagtgttgatcagttagtaccagtttgatggtgagtacatgtggtgcttgtttttccattcctgtgatacctcacttcgaagcatgggctcaatctctattgGTGGGGAGAAATTTTGGTGACCAGAAGTGAAGTATTCTGCAGTGAGTGGTGTGGGAGTGGAAACAACACTTtggtttttcctatttcttataagaacattcatacattgctggtgggagtgtaaattgataAAAACACTGGAAATTATATTGTATCGGTTAAGTCAGACCACAATAATGTTGTGTGTCAATCAAAAATATCTTAACGGGACATACCAAAATGCACTGATTTAGCCCACATGTCTGGAGGCTGGGCTCACACGCTATCTACGCTAGGCTCTGCTACATTGTTGCAATCTGGGCAGGACTCAGCTCCTCATCTGGGCAGGACTCAGTTGATCTGTGCTGGGCTTAGTTGGGACAGTTCATCCGCTTGGTTCTGGTCCCATTGTCTCTCCTCCTTCGGAGAGTATTATCTTTCctaataaaatttatctttgtcCAATAAGATCTACAGTGAGGGAAGATTTAAGTTTGACTGTACTAGGAGCAAATAGCGATTTGAGTTGGCTGAGTATAGTTACTTGAAGAAAGTATAATCTCAGTTCTTTAGAGctattacaaaatatttgagagatttgccaaaaaactaaagaaaaaaaaaggcaggcaaagaaataaatattaattgttcttattttggtaaaagatttttaaatacttggccctttcatcttcttctagaaaaggaataaataaatattgcatcCTTTTTCTTTCAAGTCTTTCCCTCCTCCCTATCATTTATTTACTATACACTAATTCTGAGTTTTCTAAAGTGTTTGAGTACTTTCTCGAGATTATACACACATTGTATCCCATACTCCAAGCTACATCTCTCTTACTCATTTCActgtaattatgaaaatatataactaCAGCCAAAGtttttttgagttaattttcttcAACCTCTTTTTCTCAGTCTTCCAGGAAAGATGGAGAAAGCAGGAGGAAGGTGAGAGAATGTGGCTCAGCCTGGCTCTTACTCTGTTCTAGTGATGTCTGAGGTATTAACTTTGTCTTCCCTTTTAATTTAAGTAACGATAATGGGctgtttttcaatattgtttcAGCTTCATTAACATGTCTGCCGTctgctgtaatttctttttcattctaacCGTGCTTTGAAGCTAACTTTACAAGCCTCGCTCCTGCTTCAGGCCAAactttgactttctttttaactctcatatattttctctccacttatttcctatattttattttatatctcacTGTGGCTCCTTGTTCTTCTATTTGCCGTTCTAGTACTGTTCTCCCCAATCACCCACATTTTGTGTTTTATGTCTTTCAATATCTCATTTCACGCTTATGAAAACTTTGTAGTGGACTTTAACAATAGTAATTCTCAATTAGGTATTTTTTCAAGTGCTACTTATGAGTGCTTATCCTGTCGCTGGCACTGGCCTAAGACTACCTTGCTTACTGCCCGGATAACCCAGTACCCCTACCCCACATGAATGAAGGATTCGAGGATATCACACTGAAATCCACCTTTGCTGGGTCCCTGGCACCGAAGCTCAACCTGTCTTCCCTCTGCACACCCTCTGCAAGCTTCCCTCATGCCCACAAAATCCCTCATTGTCCCACATTCTCTAAAAGTAGAGCAACCTTTCGTGGAGCCGCCATCTTCCAGTAATTCGCCAAAATGAcgaacacaaagggaaagaggagaggcaccCGATTCGTGTTCTGtaggccttttagaaaacatggagtTGTTCCTTTGACCACATACATGCGAATCTACAAGAAAGGTGACATTGTAGACATCAAGGGAATGGGTACTGTTCAAAAAGGCATGCCCCACAAATGTTACCATGCCAAAACTGGAAGAGTCTACAACGTTACCCAGCATGCTGTTGGAATTGttgtaaataaacaagttaagGGCAAGATTCTTGCCAAGAGGATTAATGTACATATCGAGCACATTAAGCACTCTAAGAGCCGAGATAGCTTCCTGAAGcgtgtgaaggaaaatgatcagaaaaagaaggaagccaaagagaaaggtacctgggttcaactgaagcgacagcctgctccacccagagaaGCACACTTTGTGAGAACCAATGGAAAGGAGCCCGAGCTGCCGGAACCTATTCCTTATGAATTCATGGCATAATAGGTGTCTCACACTTTGTGAGAAGCGACAGAAAGGAGCCTGAGGTGTTGGGACCTGTTCCCTGTGAATTCATGGCATAATAGGTATAGCACACCTGTGAGAAGCAAAAGAAAGGACCTTGAGCTGCCAGAATctattccctatgaattcatggtATAGGAGACAAACCTAATAAAAGCTGCTggactctaaataaataaaaaaataaaataaaataaaataaaagtagagcAGCAAGATTTTGGGGCCTCTCTAGACCCCATTGTGTGATGCATCAGCTGTGAGCTAGTCCCTGCATCTCCCTTGGTAAAATGCTGAGAGCGTGCGGTTTCCACAGATCATTCAGCCAATCATCTGCCTTTAAGTCTTCTTGATAAAGCTTGCTTTGTGCTTGCATCACGTATGATAGGTGTTTGCCTTCACCTACAACTCCACAACATGGAACATGACCAAAAATGTGCCTGCCCTCATGGAACCTCAATGGGTTAGAGATACTATGAAAATAGAGATCAAATTTGTTTTAGGTCCTCaaatgtcatttgtatttttgatttttgcttgGTAGACTGATTTGGATACCTCTAGTTTATTCACATCCTGGTTCCCTGGTCCCCTGGTTCCCATCTTGATTCTGTTCCATGGTCATAGATGACACCTCTCGCCAAGTCACCCACCTTGTGCACCTGTAGGCACTGGAAGAAGCAAGTTAAGAAAGTAAATAGATTTGCTCCAATTCACAAAACCATTGACTAATAAAACATCTGCAGCCAAGAGTCAGTACCATCATCTCCTTACATGAGAAGCAAAAGCTAGTATTTGCCTCACTGagacttcctttttttctttcctatctaATTTATAGGAATTATAAATGAGAAGAGGCAAAGGGGTTCTAAAACTTTGATATATAGAAACTgataacttaaatttttaaatatttattattaggcTACAGTTTTCCAATATAATCGCCTAACTAAAATAATAAGCACAGAATGGATGAGATTAATTATAAGTAAAAATCTTTTCAGGAGAAACTAAGATATTCATTCagtcacttatttattcattgattcactCGTAAAACAAATTTCAAGGAAGAAGAACTGTATAAGCCAAAGCTGAAGGACTTGGGCGAGGGCAGAGAGAAGAAGCAGTGGTAGGAAGAACacaaagatcaatgaaacaagtTTCCCGTCCTCAGAGAGTTCATAGCTTAGACTGAGGTGCATAGAGGAAGCACATTACTCATAGTGTCTTGTGACCAGTGCCATAGTAGAACATGCAGTACATTTTTCCAGTTCTAGGACACCCTTGATGGGTTGTGGCCTCTCTTaagttaataggaaaaaaaaaaacagtaacaacaaacaTCAATCTAGGTTATACGTTTTTAAGGTAAAACATTGACTGCAAGATGTTCATCCACAGCTCTGAGTGGAAGTTTTACAGACATTTATGATAACGCCCATCCCTAGACTAGAACATCTCTGCCATTCCACACTCAATTTGGTTGGCTCTAGTCTCATTATAGTAACAATCTGCAACCCCTAAACAGTCCTGGTGTTTCTCTTTGTACCTTGTGTACACACCATGAAACTACCAGCACTGCAAAATTCCTCCTCTGGTGGTGGTTGGTCCTGCCATCTAGGTGTAGGAGTGAAAATACTCCACTTCCATCATCTTAGGGTCCCAGCTGGGCCCAAGAATTAAACTGGCATAAcatagattaacaggagaaaagcataatgcaagttttacatgacacagaGGCCCTCATAAGAAAACGAAAGCTCAAAGAAAGAGTGTCAGTTACCTATATACAGAATTGGACAAAGAATGGTTATGAAGAAGCAACTAAGTTATGTGGGGAGGGTTAAAAGGTAAGAGTTGTTTTTAAGAAGGTCTGTATAGAATGCTCTCGGTTTTGACTTCACATCCTTGAGGATAAGAATGTTGCATCTTTTTGGTATACAAAGGGCGTCTTTCACATGGGAATTTCATCTTCTGCATTTAAGAAACAGCACAAAGGTCAAAGTGATCTTTTCGCATCTGCTGCTTTTCAAGTGTCTTTAACTTAAATAGCCAATATGCCAGAATAGCATTTTTTAACCCTTTCTCAAGCATAAGAGCTACTGTGTTAGATTCATTCGTGTCCATCTAATGTCTTTTCTTCACTGTCAAAGTTAAAGCATCCCAAAGATCATTTGTAAGTCAACATAGCAAGCAAGAGGAGTGTGAAGATTGTCAGCTCTGGTTACCTAACTGCATTTCTGCTAAACAGTCCAAGCTAATACAGGACGCAGGATGATGGGGGTGTGGCTCTGATCCCAGGTAAATGAATAAGGGATGTTAGAAAAATCATCACTTACCTTAGAGGGTTCTGCCCGAAGGAACATAAGGGAGAGCTAGACAAGTAGAGAGGCAGAATTACCCTGACACTAATGAAGCTTAAATTCTATGACCTCTCCCTGTCATAGGACCCTCCAGGGCCTTGAGAGGGGCCCTGCCAATGTGTTCACTTCATCATAAGTAAAAATTACCAAGTTAATGATATTTCAGCAGCAATGGTTTAAGACTGCTATCTTTTTCTCATCCTGCATATATTTCCCCATTCTTTGATTGACTTTGGAGTGATTTCAGAAATCTGGAGGATCAGCCAAATGGGAAGTTGACTTGGAGAGAGTGGATTAGGTCTATAAGGTTCACAAGCACTTCCATGTATCTAAGTCACTGCTAGCCATCCTGGCATAGGGATGGTCCAGGAAtacgagggctgtctggaaagtatccagccataattttcagaatttttcgTATTACGTGGCTGGGTACTTTCTGGGCAGCCCTTGTACTTCTGAGAGTCCCCTGGAGTGTTGCTCACCCAATATTGTGGGCAAAGATAATCTCATTGGAAAAAACAATACCTCAATAATACTTGAAGATGTTGACCACTTTGGTAGTTTGTAGCAGTTATGTTTTCTACTGGATTCGTCTCATAGTGTGCTAATTCTAACCACACATGCCAATTTGAGTTTTTCTTAAGTGTGAAGCGATGTTCTGCCCCTGATAAAGCTGTTGAAGCTTTGCAACAATGGGTAAAATGACATTTTAGGGGCTCTATAATATATTCAGAAGATTTTAAAGAGAATGCCAAATATGAAATAGTTTGTGAAATTATAATCTAATAAGTTTATAAAGCTTGAGTACAACATTTTAACTGTATTTCAAAAAGGCATTTTGCAATATTGCAGTAAAATAAGTGAGAAATTACAGACTTCTGATTAGGATGTACATGAAGTACACTTTCTTTCTCCTGAACCTGAAGATTATTAGGATGCAATAATTAATGAGCTATGAACTAAAAGTGATAGATATAACtaataaaattactagaaaatattctaatatataaaaacaaattttaacacaaaatttttaaatcatttcaagGGCAGTCACTccttaagaaaaagataattttggaCAGAAGTAGAGTAGATTCCTGGATATTTGCTAGTCCAGTTAATGAAGTGCTAGGGATCATATAAATACatcagaaaaatatggaaattttttcTGCAGTGATACAAAATACTAGCATTGATAACtttgtcataaaaattataatatgtctattaaacaaaattatcaaaGACAAGCTGGTAAATAAATGCCTTTAATTCAGAGTGTTTCAAAATAGTTACTGCTCAAAAGACCCTGAACTGGCCTGAAATCTTGAAGCTAACACGTAAAAGAAACTTGATAGAGCTTTTTACAAATATGACTACTATCTTTCAAATGTATTAGATAAAACCAAATACTAGTTGTGAAGCTGAAAggaatttttctaaatgttcaataaaacaaattcaaaatcaaGTTTAATCAACAATAACAGAAATGattatcttttttctctatatgaattatatttaaaacattatgatataaaatgtaatcaaagagTATACagcagaaaaattagaaaataaagaattatagaGGTATATAtggcatttaataaaaacattatatttcagTACTGGTGATATTTGAGATACTTGTCAGCATTTTAAAACTTGTGAATTTTTTGTGatgtattttctcattcaaaataaatattcactattacactaaattttgtatatgtcaTTATGTATTCTACTTGCTAAAGAAGGCTCCCCTCCCTCTAAATTATATAAGCTTCAGGCTTTGTAAAATCTTGTTCTGCCCCTAATGTGGTGTGCATTTGAGAACAAATGAAGCTCAGCCCCATTTCTAAGCCTGCCGAACGTCAGTTGCTGTGAGAGAGGAAGCATGTAACTTTGTGCCCCTTGAGTTAAACCTTGAAGGATAAAACAAAGTTTCCTAGCTTTGGTGATTCTCCAATTTAAGcctgcatcaaaatcacctggagggctttgcaaaatacagattgctgggccccaccccagagagtatgatgattctgtaggtctggggtgaGGTCCAGGGATTTTCTAACAAGTTCTAACAATTTTTTAGTTAAGTTCCCAGTTAATGCCACTACTGCTGGTCTGgggcccacactttgagaaccacagccTCAGTAAACACAGCCCCTTCTACATGAAGGTTAGCTCCTTTATTTATGCTCTTGGTCCCATGCCTCTCATTCACTGGGGGCTCCAAGAAGTCTCCCCACTCTCACAGTATCCATTTCTCTATCTATACTGGGTAACTCTCACTGATTTATAATCTTCACAACACGAAATCTAATAAACTTTCATCAGCTCTCACATCATGTGGCCTAAGCAGCAGAGAATTTGATGCCTCTCTCCTTCTAGAAACTCTGGATTTCCATGGTACCACGTGCCCTTAGTTTTACTACTAACTCAGTGGTCACTCATTGCTCTCCTTTGCtggtttcctcctcctcctcacccctaaAATGTAGAGTGTCCCAGAACTCCTTCCTTAAATCTCTTCTCTAATGTGCTCTTTCTTCATTGGTGGTGTAATCCACGAATTTACATACCATATCCCTCAAACTCCCAAGTTCATATCCCCAGTCTAGAATTTTTCCCTGATATTTAAACGTGTATATCTAATTACTTGCTCACATATCTATTATCAAAGGTAAAACCATCACAAACTGAACTCCTTGTCTTCcctgtaaatatttttcatctgctGTCTTCTTTATCACAGGTAGAGGCAACTCCATCCCTCCAGGTGTACAGGTGAAAAACCTTGGGGTGATCTTTCATACCTTAGAGTTCCTGCAAAACGCATCCAGAATCTCACTactcaccacctccaccaccaccagctCAGTACGTGCCACTTTCATCTCCCCTGGAGCATTGCACGTGGTTCCTGCCTGGTCTCTGCTATTCTCAACAAAGCAGCCAAAATGATCTTTGAAAAACACAGACCCGACTATGTTATTTTCCTGCTCAAAACCcttcctgtttttaaatttcagttaggaTAAAAGCCAAACACTTTGATTTTTAAGGCCCTATGTAACGGCCCCTCACTCTTCCAGCCTCATAACACATTATTTCTCAGTAGAAGACCTCATCTTCCACTGATTTTCTGCTCACTCATTTCCCTATACCCCCTCCAGCCTCCTTGCCGTCCCCTAGGCTGTATTGCTCTTCCCATGTGGCTCATGCTCCGTTTCCTTCATGTTATTCCTCAAATGTCCTCTTAACGTTGCAACCTTCCCGAACTAATTTAAATTTGCAAGCCACTTCCCCAGCACATTCTATATCCttatcttgctttattttctttgccgTGTGCATAACTTTCTAAAATACTAAATGACATgcttactttgttttttattgctcttCTCCTACTAAAATaccagctccctgagggcaggggattttatatctttgctcAGCGAGTTGCGTACAGACCCTGTAAAAGTGCCAGGGATATAGCGGGACAGAAAGATGGATggaatttgttgaatgaatgaatggtcagACAATTCTAGGTACAGGGAACAGCATATAACCTTAGAGTATATATTATAAAGCATAGGGTATTAAATGAATGCGAGGAAGTTCAATATCGCTAAGGCATGCTAAATGCAGAGCTGAAATTGGAGCGAGCAAAAAGTCAGGAACAATGGAAATGTGGAGGTAGCAAGGGGAGATAAACTGAGAGCATCCAGGAATCTGTGGATGGATTCTGAGAGTGTCACTCAAGCTCTTCGGGGAGCTGGCCCCATAGCATATG
This Microcebus murinus isolate Inina chromosome 10, M.murinus_Inina_mat1.0, whole genome shotgun sequence DNA region includes the following protein-coding sequences:
- the LOC105882795 gene encoding large ribosomal subunit protein eL21-like codes for the protein MTNTKGKRRGTRFVFCRPFRKHGVVPLTTYMRIYKKGDIVDIKGMGTVQKGMPHKCYHAKTGRVYNVTQHAVGIVVNKQVKGKILAKRINVHIEHIKHSKSRDSFLKRVKENDQKKKEAKEKGTWVQLKRQPAPPREAHFVRTNGKEPELPEPIPYEFMA